The proteins below are encoded in one region of Segatella copri:
- a CDS encoding glycosyltransferase family 2 protein: MLKISILTPIYGVEKYIEQCARSLFEQSYASIEYIFVDDCTPDKSIGILQSLLKEYPERAQQVRIIHHDRNRGVGAARQTALMAATGDYLLFADSDDMLPKDAVEKLAGKADSSHADLIDGGYREWCDEKAGRLQKPFDVSDEKLLKLLVCQNIITNRLWGRIYKRSLIIEHRIFFEEGINYAEDLFWNAQFMFYGKKVNIDDAVYYYRTDNENSYNHNISEKNLLSYFKSTRRLIDFFEQNDKKHQYLRATEIGIVNAYRWAANAHVAFEKVDQTLDYKPKSCLIRLIIKLIKKGVPVKRVNLIYLAYRRLYTLLISAPSAVS; the protein is encoded by the coding sequence ATGCTGAAAATAAGTATCTTAACCCCTATCTATGGAGTAGAAAAATATATCGAACAGTGCGCCCGTTCACTGTTCGAGCAGTCGTATGCGTCTATCGAATACATCTTTGTAGATGACTGTACCCCCGATAAAAGCATCGGCATTCTGCAATCGCTCCTGAAAGAATATCCTGAAAGAGCACAACAGGTACGCATCATCCACCACGACAGAAACCGAGGCGTGGGAGCTGCAAGACAGACGGCACTGATGGCGGCTACAGGCGATTATCTTTTATTTGCCGATAGCGATGACATGCTGCCGAAAGATGCAGTTGAGAAGCTGGCAGGAAAAGCAGATAGTAGCCATGCCGACCTGATTGATGGCGGCTACCGGGAGTGGTGCGATGAAAAGGCAGGCAGACTCCAGAAACCTTTTGATGTTTCTGATGAGAAACTGCTCAAACTGCTTGTCTGCCAGAACATCATCACCAATCGTCTGTGGGGAAGAATCTACAAGCGTTCGCTCATCATAGAACACAGGATATTCTTTGAAGAGGGCATCAACTATGCGGAAGATCTTTTCTGGAATGCCCAGTTCATGTTCTACGGCAAAAAGGTGAACATTGATGATGCAGTATATTACTACCGCACCGACAATGAGAATTCCTACAATCACAACATCTCTGAAAAGAATCTTCTGTCATACTTCAAATCAACCCGCCGACTCATCGATTTCTTCGAGCAGAACGATAAGAAGCATCAGTACCTCAGAGCCACAGAGATAGGCATCGTCAATGCCTACCGCTGGGCGGCAAACGCTCATGTAGCCTTCGAAAAGGTGGATCAGACGCTCGACTACAAGCCTAAGAGCTGCCTCATCCGACTCATCATCAAACTCATCAAAAAGGGGGTACCTGTCAAGAGGGTGAATCTTATCTACCTCGCTTACAGAAGGCTATACACTCTTCTAATATCTGCACCTTCAGCAGTTTCATGA
- a CDS encoding DUF6080 domain-containing protein, whose product MKKIFDIFKIKKEERVSALVALIIACALNALTVIKYHSQFSQITDNYHKLFVKTFHVAGFDPLTYSIVSHWDTEYNVYRHPLLAFFMYIPNQINQGLMMLTGINCVQFVVGAILVFCAFYSFIFLYRIFREVIGTERFDANLLSAFYFSFAYVMVSAMVPDHFIMSMIILLCTLYITGVCMKKGRQLTIWQTILLFVFTAGVSLNNGLKTYLAALFTNGRKFFSIKYFLIGVILPAALMWAFARWEYRTFVWPKEMARHEAKMKKNKEATAKIYQQYRDSTGVKDSAKVEAAVKKIIKDKAHAKYVRDHKQIWNKNTGKPIAKGEFMNWTDKTTSRSQTLVENFFGESIMLHQQNLLGDVLRNRPVIVKYQSAVNYVVEAFIVVLFLLGILAGRKSKFLWLTLTFFLMDAALHIGLGFGINEVYIMTAHYMYALPIAIAFLALKAKGKSLKWGFRGLMLAITLYLWISNGYLLAGYMLG is encoded by the coding sequence ATGAAAAAGATATTCGATATTTTTAAAATCAAGAAAGAAGAAAGAGTTTCAGCACTCGTCGCACTCATCATAGCATGTGCCCTCAATGCCCTGACTGTCATCAAATACCACAGCCAGTTCTCGCAGATTACAGATAATTATCACAAACTCTTTGTCAAGACCTTCCATGTGGCAGGTTTCGACCCGCTTACCTATAGCATCGTATCTCACTGGGACACAGAATATAACGTATACCGCCACCCGCTGCTGGCGTTCTTCATGTATATCCCGAATCAGATAAATCAAGGATTGATGATGCTTACCGGCATCAACTGCGTTCAGTTTGTCGTGGGAGCTATCCTGGTGTTCTGCGCCTTCTATTCCTTCATTTTCCTTTACCGTATATTCAGAGAAGTGATTGGTACAGAGCGCTTTGATGCAAATCTGCTCTCTGCCTTCTATTTTTCTTTCGCCTATGTGATGGTTTCAGCGATGGTACCCGACCATTTCATCATGTCGATGATCATACTCCTCTGTACCCTGTATATCACAGGCGTATGCATGAAGAAAGGCAGACAGCTTACCATCTGGCAGACTATCCTGCTCTTTGTATTTACAGCGGGCGTATCGCTCAACAATGGTCTGAAGACCTATCTTGCCGCCCTTTTCACCAATGGCAGAAAGTTCTTCAGTATCAAATACTTCCTGATAGGAGTCATCCTTCCTGCCGCACTCATGTGGGCTTTCGCCAGATGGGAATACCGCACCTTCGTATGGCCTAAGGAAATGGCAAGACACGAGGCTAAGATGAAGAAAAACAAGGAAGCCACAGCCAAGATTTACCAGCAATACCGCGACAGCACTGGCGTGAAAGACTCGGCAAAGGTAGAAGCTGCCGTCAAGAAAATCATCAAGGATAAAGCGCATGCCAAATATGTTCGTGACCATAAACAGATATGGAACAAGAACACGGGCAAGCCTATCGCCAAGGGCGAATTCATGAACTGGACCGACAAGACGACCTCCCGCTCGCAAACTCTGGTCGAGAATTTCTTCGGTGAAAGCATCATGCTGCACCAGCAGAACCTTCTGGGCGATGTATTGCGCAACCGTCCGGTTATCGTGAAATACCAGTCTGCGGTCAATTATGTGGTAGAGGCATTCATCGTTGTGCTTTTCTTACTTGGCATCCTTGCCGGAAGAAAATCAAAGTTCCTCTGGCTCACCCTGACATTCTTCCTGATGGATGCTGCCCTCCATATCGGTTTGGGCTTCGGTATCAACGAGGTATATATCATGACTGCCCACTATATGTATGCCCTTCCTATCGCCATCGCCTTCCTGGCGCTCAAGGCAAAAGGAAAGAGCCTGAAATGGGGCTTCAGAGGATTGATGCTCGCCATCACCCTCTATCTGTGGATAAGCAACGGATATCTGCTGGCAGGCTACATGCTAGGATAA
- a CDS encoding NAD-dependent epimerase/dehydratase family protein, producing MIGNSPYKEDIARLFREGLELGRLHGKTILVAGATGLVGGCVVDVLMQNPARCYKVIAAGRNKERARQKFAAYWEDESFFFAEIDVTQPVIKSMDRMIGEPVYNELAEGADYIIDAASNASPNFFKQNPVEVMKANINGVSNLLEYGLSHRMQRMVYISSGEIYGEGDSSEFTEKSSGYVDCASVRACYPSSKRAAETLCMAYGAEYDADVVIARLSHTYGPGFTESDNRVYAQFIRNVLKGEDIVLKSKGEAFRSWLYVVDAAHAILRLLLDGERANAYNVAHSESNISIRQLAELIARKADRKVVFDIPEADAQQGNTTPITKATFSTDKLKALGWKPLFDVEEGFEHSLQEVREG from the coding sequence ATGATAGGAAATTCACCATATAAGGAAGATATTGCGCGCCTTTTCCGGGAAGGTTTGGAATTGGGGCGTCTGCATGGCAAAACCATTCTTGTGGCTGGTGCTACAGGATTGGTAGGAGGCTGTGTGGTTGATGTGCTGATGCAGAATCCTGCCCGGTGCTACAAGGTGATAGCAGCCGGAAGAAACAAGGAACGTGCCCGACAGAAGTTTGCTGCCTATTGGGAGGATGAATCTTTCTTCTTTGCAGAGATAGACGTTACCCAGCCTGTCATCAAGAGCATGGACAGGATGATAGGGGAACCAGTCTATAATGAGTTGGCTGAGGGCGCTGATTACATCATCGATGCAGCCAGCAATGCGAGTCCTAACTTCTTTAAGCAGAACCCTGTAGAGGTGATGAAGGCGAACATCAACGGCGTATCCAACCTGCTGGAATATGGATTGAGTCACCGCATGCAGCGCATGGTTTATATCTCTTCGGGTGAAATCTATGGCGAGGGCGATAGCTCTGAATTTACCGAGAAGAGCAGCGGCTATGTGGATTGTGCATCGGTGCGTGCCTGCTATCCATCTTCCAAACGTGCTGCCGAAACGCTCTGCATGGCATACGGAGCAGAGTATGATGCCGATGTGGTGATAGCCAGGCTGAGTCATACCTACGGTCCGGGCTTTACGGAGAGTGACAATAGGGTGTATGCCCAGTTTATCCGCAATGTTCTGAAGGGTGAGGATATCGTCCTGAAGAGTAAGGGTGAGGCTTTCCGCTCCTGGCTTTATGTGGTAGATGCCGCCCATGCCATCTTGCGCCTCCTGCTGGATGGCGAGAGGGCAAATGCCTATAATGTGGCTCATTCAGAATCGAATATCTCCATCCGCCAACTGGCAGAGCTGATAGCCAGGAAAGCGGATAGAAAGGTGGTGTTTGATATTCCTGAGGCGGATGCGCAGCAGGGCAATACCACGCCTATCACCAAGGCAACCTTCAGTACGGATAAGCTCAAGGCTTTAGGCTGGAAACCGCTCTTTGATGTAGAAGAAGGTTTCGAACATTCCTTGCAGGAAGTGAGGGAAGGCTAA
- a CDS encoding DUF6080 domain-containing protein codes for MNNIFRIKKEERLFALITLIVIIAFNVLMITYHFDDFGKPKAGFWTLFTKNFQISGFDPYTYLTLSKWKVYYTEYRHPMLPFFLYPFSLPNGWLIELTSRNWATTIVAVMMTFFSTYSILFFRRIFREVMQLKAIDSNVLTAMLFSFAYVLLVTFVDDHFGMSLFFLSMTLYLAGKQQQEHRSMPWWQTALLFFFTAGITLSNGAKTFLAALFTNGKKLFRPKYLALGIILPTLLIGAAGIYQNKAFIIPNRLEGERLVAQKAAKDSTFRAKMEQKQKHDKAIAGKNIQKRGMLSWADMSISRSESLVENVFGESLILHREHLLEDIHSHRPIFVKYQTPVPYIIEGIIVILLCMGFWMGRRSAFLWLTASWVACDAFIHLVMGFGLNEVYIMAAHWAFIIPICIGYIIRNCKEKYLPYLRGGLAIITIFLFFYNSTLIFQYLTR; via the coding sequence ATGAACAATATATTTAGAATTAAAAAAGAAGAAAGGCTCTTTGCCTTGATTACACTCATCGTTATCATCGCCTTTAATGTGCTGATGATAACCTATCATTTTGATGATTTCGGCAAACCGAAAGCAGGATTCTGGACGCTCTTCACCAAGAACTTTCAGATTTCAGGTTTCGACCCCTACACCTACCTTACCCTCTCGAAGTGGAAGGTGTATTACACGGAGTATCGCCATCCCATGCTCCCTTTCTTCCTCTATCCTTTCTCGCTACCGAACGGCTGGCTGATAGAACTCACCTCCCGCAACTGGGCAACTACCATCGTGGCGGTGATGATGACATTCTTCTCCACCTACTCCATCCTCTTCTTCAGAAGAATCTTCAGAGAGGTGATGCAGCTGAAGGCTATAGACAGCAATGTGCTCACAGCGATGCTTTTTTCCTTTGCCTACGTGCTGCTCGTCACCTTTGTAGATGACCATTTCGGCATGTCGCTTTTCTTCCTGTCGATGACACTTTATCTGGCAGGCAAACAGCAGCAGGAACACCGCAGCATGCCTTGGTGGCAAACAGCCCTGCTCTTTTTCTTCACGGCAGGCATCACGCTGAGCAATGGCGCCAAGACCTTCCTTGCCGCCCTCTTTACCAATGGCAAAAAACTCTTCCGTCCGAAATATCTGGCATTGGGCATCATCTTGCCTACCCTCCTGATAGGTGCTGCAGGCATCTACCAGAACAAGGCATTCATTATTCCGAACCGCCTGGAAGGAGAACGGCTCGTGGCTCAGAAAGCTGCTAAAGACAGTACTTTTAGGGCAAAGATGGAACAGAAGCAAAAACACGATAAGGCCATTGCTGGCAAGAATATCCAGAAACGAGGCATGCTTTCATGGGCAGATATGTCTATCTCCCGTTCAGAATCATTGGTAGAAAACGTTTTTGGCGAATCGCTTATCCTGCACAGAGAACATCTGCTGGAAGATATCCACAGCCACCGCCCGATATTCGTGAAATACCAGACACCCGTTCCTTATATCATAGAGGGTATCATCGTGATTCTGCTGTGTATGGGCTTTTGGATGGGAAGAAGATCGGCCTTTCTCTGGCTCACTGCCTCATGGGTGGCATGCGATGCCTTCATTCATCTGGTCATGGGATTCGGACTGAACGAGGTTTATATCATGGCTGCCCATTGGGCGTTCATCATTCCGATCTGTATCGGATATATCATCAGAAACTGTAAGGAGAAATATCTGCCTTATCTTCGTGGTGGACTCGCCATCATCACCATCTTCCTGTTCTTCTATAACAGCACGCTGATATTCCAGTATCTGACAAGATAA
- a CDS encoding LicD family protein, which translates to MDIKNIKKEWNATILDILKAFIEICNKYHLRYYCCAGTAIGAARHHGMIPWDDDIDVLMPRPDYDRLLEIAKHEDFGKYEVITPYNNESYPLYFSKLVNRETTLIEEKERPCIIGLYVDIFPLDATDDDLETAKALYRKYSKTINRLNAVTTHNTFFEYISLLLHKETWGRFAIKTLAFFCRSKMRHRLIQQMDEMSHRYDFDKAKNVLVNTGSYHYKEIFPKEWLGKGKEFPFEDTTVLLPEQADTYLRHFFGDYMKFPPVEQRVEKHLRYYLNMEKRETWDEIKRKL; encoded by the coding sequence ATGGATATTAAGAACATCAAGAAGGAATGGAACGCCACAATACTCGATATATTGAAGGCTTTCATCGAAATCTGCAACAAGTATCACCTCAGATATTACTGTTGTGCCGGCACCGCCATCGGAGCCGCCCGTCACCACGGAATGATTCCCTGGGACGATGACATCGACGTACTGATGCCACGCCCCGACTACGACCGTCTGCTCGAAATCGCCAAGCATGAAGACTTTGGCAAATACGAGGTAATAACTCCCTACAACAACGAGTCATACCCTCTGTATTTCTCCAAACTCGTGAATCGCGAAACCACCCTTATCGAGGAGAAGGAGCGTCCCTGCATCATCGGTCTTTACGTAGATATCTTCCCTCTTGATGCCACCGACGATGACCTGGAAACGGCAAAGGCGCTGTATCGCAAATACTCGAAGACCATCAACCGTCTGAATGCCGTAACCACCCACAATACTTTCTTTGAGTACATCTCCCTGCTCCTGCACAAGGAAACCTGGGGCCGCTTTGCCATCAAGACGCTCGCCTTCTTCTGCCGCAGCAAGATGCGCCACCGCCTCATCCAGCAGATGGACGAGATGAGTCACCGGTATGACTTCGATAAGGCGAAGAACGTATTGGTGAATACGGGTTCCTACCACTATAAGGAGATTTTCCCGAAGGAATGGCTCGGCAAGGGCAAGGAATTCCCGTTCGAGGATACCACCGTCTTGCTGCCGGAGCAGGCTGATACCTATCTGCGCCACTTCTTTGGCGACTATATGAAGTTTCCACCCGTAGAACAGAGAGTAGAGAAACACCTTCGCTACTATCTGAACATGGAAAAGCGGGAAACATGGGATGAGATTAAAAGAAAGCTTTAG
- a CDS encoding acyltransferase family protein — protein sequence MKQRNTDIDWIRAILIILMILIHIVSVGNAYPHLKAGILSFMMPTFLIITGYLVNIEKNPKEMGRYLMCLALPYVIMVTGFSVLSYFMPVRDGITELSLSQICEKIFVTSIGPYWFIQTMIICGILYYVSFKGATWGTLRQGKTTMSTTTSLFIFATLLLLLSKTPALSPSAATYYFIGAVLRQCHIGFDRIFRPSPVALLLWINLLGLEEWYDWGTLAIVFSCWCCISSLMWIHSLIKRLQDNACVRKTEDTLLYIGRNTLPIYLFHPIFTMAAKFYHPLFSWDRSEICFALVTIFIAIAGSIGIAKMMEKTHLAYLFGKGKMLR from the coding sequence ATGAAACAAAGGAATACAGACATCGACTGGATAAGAGCCATACTCATTATTCTCATGATATTGATTCATATCGTGAGTGTTGGCAACGCATACCCCCATCTCAAGGCAGGCATTCTCTCGTTCATGATGCCTACCTTCCTCATCATTACTGGCTATCTCGTGAATATTGAGAAAAACCCAAAGGAGATGGGAAGATACCTGATGTGTCTCGCTTTGCCTTACGTCATCATGGTAACCGGTTTCTCTGTCCTCTCCTATTTCATGCCGGTGAGAGATGGCATCACGGAACTGTCACTCTCTCAGATTTGTGAGAAGATATTCGTTACTTCCATCGGTCCCTATTGGTTCATTCAGACCATGATTATCTGCGGCATTCTCTATTACGTCAGTTTCAAGGGAGCAACCTGGGGAACCCTCAGACAGGGAAAAACGACGATGAGCACCACCACAAGCCTCTTTATCTTCGCCACCCTACTTCTGCTCCTGTCCAAGACACCCGCTCTTTCGCCCAGTGCCGCCACCTATTATTTCATCGGAGCGGTACTCAGACAATGCCATATCGGCTTTGACAGAATTTTCCGTCCTTCACCGGTTGCCCTGCTGCTCTGGATTAACTTGCTGGGCTTGGAAGAATGGTACGACTGGGGCACGCTCGCCATCGTCTTCTCCTGCTGGTGCTGCATTTCATCCCTGATGTGGATACACAGCCTCATCAAACGCCTACAGGATAATGCCTGCGTCCGAAAGACAGAAGACACCTTATTATATATAGGCCGCAACACGCTTCCTATCTATCTCTTCCACCCCATCTTTACGATGGCAGCCAAGTTTTATCATCCCCTCTTTAGTTGGGACAGGAGCGAAATCTGTTTCGCCCTCGTTACCATATTCATCGCTATAGCCGGAAGCATCGGCATCGCCAAGATGATGGAGAAGACCCATCTGGCTTATCTCTTCGGAAAAGGAAAGATGCTGAGATAA
- a CDS encoding lipopolysaccharide biosynthesis protein gives MAESLKEKTAKGLFWGAMNSGSTQVLNILFGIFLARLLSPADYGIIGILTIFTLIAGNLQSSGFTQALVNIRKPTDNDYNSVFWFNVLVSLTMYVVLFFCAPLIADFFHQPCLTSLSRFVFLSFFISSFGIAQNGYMMKNMMNKEITIVNFMALISSNVVGLVLAFNGMAYWSLAWQQVIFILVLNIGRYYYTGWRPNFHIDFGPVRKMFGFSVKLLVTNIINTVSNNVLTFVFGRFYPINDVGNYSQAYNWDTKANSFVANTVGQIAQPVLASIQDDKNRELLVFRKMLRFTAFLSFPLMFGLTLVSREFILITIHEKWIASVPLLQILCVSGAFMPIYTLYQNLAISKGRSDVYMWCNIGQVVGLLALVLFCHQYGIQTMVIAYTVFIIAWLLVWQWMMKRVAGLRFLDVAKDILPFMLCAAATMVVTYFMTRSLQNIYLLLLVRLLVSATIYFCIMKLLKVQILEECIAFCKRGR, from the coding sequence ATGGCAGAATCATTAAAGGAAAAAACCGCCAAGGGATTGTTCTGGGGAGCGATGAACAGTGGCTCTACCCAGGTACTCAATATCCTCTTTGGCATCTTCTTGGCGCGCTTGTTGTCGCCAGCCGATTATGGTATCATCGGCATCCTCACCATATTCACCCTGATAGCGGGCAATCTGCAGAGTAGCGGGTTTACCCAGGCACTGGTGAATATTAGGAAACCCACCGACAACGATTATAACTCGGTGTTCTGGTTTAATGTCCTGGTGAGTCTTACCATGTATGTGGTGCTCTTTTTCTGTGCGCCGCTGATAGCTGATTTCTTCCATCAGCCTTGTCTCACCTCCCTGTCGCGCTTCGTGTTCCTGAGTTTCTTCATCTCTTCGTTTGGCATCGCCCAAAACGGATATATGATGAAGAACATGATGAACAAGGAGATTACCATCGTTAATTTCATGGCTCTGATCAGTTCGAATGTCGTGGGACTGGTACTGGCATTCAACGGCATGGCTTACTGGAGTCTTGCCTGGCAGCAGGTTATCTTTATCCTCGTGCTGAATATAGGAAGATATTATTATACGGGATGGCGCCCGAACTTTCATATCGATTTCGGACCGGTGAGGAAGATGTTCGGATTCAGCGTGAAACTTCTGGTTACCAACATTATCAATACGGTGAGCAACAATGTGTTGACCTTTGTCTTCGGCAGGTTCTATCCGATTAATGATGTGGGTAACTATAGTCAGGCATACAACTGGGACACCAAGGCTAATTCGTTTGTTGCCAATACGGTGGGACAGATAGCTCAGCCCGTCTTGGCTTCTATCCAGGACGATAAGAACCGCGAGTTGCTGGTGTTTAGAAAAATGCTCCGTTTTACGGCATTCCTTTCTTTCCCTTTGATGTTCGGCTTGACTTTGGTATCACGCGAATTCATCCTGATTACGATTCATGAGAAATGGATTGCCAGTGTGCCGCTGTTGCAGATTCTCTGTGTGAGCGGTGCCTTTATGCCGATTTATACGCTCTATCAGAACCTTGCCATCAGCAAGGGGCGTTCTGATGTGTATATGTGGTGCAACATCGGTCAGGTAGTGGGTTTGCTCGCCTTGGTATTGTTCTGTCATCAATATGGCATCCAGACCATGGTGATAGCCTATACCGTGTTTATCATCGCCTGGCTTCTGGTCTGGCAGTGGATGATGAAGCGTGTTGCCGGATTGCGGTTCCTGGATGTGGCAAAGGATATACTGCCATTCATGCTCTGTGCGGCAGCTACGATGGTAGTTACCTATTTCATGACCCGCAGCCTGCAGAACATCTATCTCCTGCTGCTGGTTCGTCTGCTGGTTTCAGCCACCATCTACTTCTGTATCATGAAACTGCTGAAGGTGCAGATATTAGAAGAGTGTATAGCCTTCTGTAAGCGAGGTAGATAA
- a CDS encoding beta-1,6-N-acetylglucosaminyltransferase: protein MKHAFLIMAHGSLPLLRVLLSMLDDERNDIFLHIDRKSDMLDGAEPLVLSKARLFLLEQRVDVRWGNLSQIKAEYVLFEEALKHGPYAYYHLLSGQDLPIKSQDYIHQFFEEHQGKEFVGINHGEEFEWDCRRKMMRYWLFTSLTRSKYGVLNAITRRLNKYLSMLLMPFLHRQKMDFAKGANWVSITQACVEYVVSQKPFVLKRFNYTFCPDEFFLQTLVWNHPDFRAALYSEKDEYEGCMRLIDWKRGNPYVWTLADKEELEQSNRLFARKFDMEHEDIIRWIKAAFG from the coding sequence ATGAAACATGCTTTTTTGATAATGGCTCATGGCAGTTTACCGCTTCTCAGGGTATTGCTGTCGATGCTCGATGATGAGCGCAATGATATATTTCTGCATATCGACCGGAAATCGGATATGCTGGATGGTGCTGAACCGCTGGTTCTTTCCAAGGCACGCCTCTTTTTATTGGAACAGAGGGTGGATGTGCGTTGGGGAAATCTGAGCCAGATTAAGGCGGAGTATGTGCTTTTCGAGGAGGCTTTGAAGCATGGACCTTATGCCTACTACCATCTGCTGAGTGGTCAGGATTTACCTATCAAATCGCAGGATTACATCCATCAGTTCTTTGAGGAGCATCAGGGTAAGGAGTTTGTGGGCATCAATCATGGTGAGGAATTTGAATGGGATTGCCGCCGGAAGATGATGCGTTATTGGCTATTTACCAGTCTTACCCGCTCGAAGTATGGGGTTTTGAATGCCATTACCAGGCGACTGAATAAATATCTTTCGATGCTGCTCATGCCGTTCCTGCATCGCCAGAAGATGGATTTTGCCAAGGGTGCCAACTGGGTGAGCATCACGCAGGCATGTGTGGAGTATGTGGTGAGCCAGAAGCCGTTTGTATTGAAAAGATTCAATTATACCTTCTGCCCTGATGAGTTCTTCCTGCAGACCCTGGTATGGAATCATCCCGATTTCCGGGCAGCCCTGTATTCTGAAAAAGATGAATATGAGGGCTGCATGCGACTCATTGACTGGAAACGGGGCAATCCATACGTCTGGACTTTGGCAGACAAAGAGGAGCTGGAACAAAGCAACCGCCTCTTTGCCCGTAAGTTTGATATGGAGCATGAGGATATCATCCGCTGGATCAAGGCAGCTTTTGGCTAG
- a CDS encoding serine O-acetyltransferase, with the protein MNPIVQTIILSASAVRMLPHIALYLLHKKEIDADLLKVQDRKPTVLNLIKACTRERSFRNLFYYRLGEYRSVFISWLLPPERTMTIWCPHIGKGAHLEHSYATYLNAESIGDDFYCLQMVTLGNGKGGRPTIGNDVKIYTGATVFGGIHIGNHVTIGAGAVVFQDIPDGATVVGNPGRIIQK; encoded by the coding sequence ATGAATCCGATAGTACAAACCATCATATTGTCAGCTTCGGCGGTGCGCATGTTGCCGCATATCGCTCTGTATCTGCTCCATAAGAAGGAGATAGATGCCGACCTGCTGAAGGTGCAGGACAGGAAGCCTACGGTGCTCAACCTGATTAAGGCATGCACCCGCGAAAGGAGTTTCCGCAATCTGTTTTATTACCGCCTGGGCGAATACCGTTCGGTTTTCATCAGCTGGCTGTTGCCTCCCGAGCGTACGATGACCATCTGGTGTCCGCATATCGGGAAGGGTGCGCATCTGGAGCACAGCTATGCCACCTATCTCAACGCAGAAAGCATAGGTGATGACTTCTACTGTCTGCAGATGGTGACGCTGGGCAACGGCAAGGGCGGCAGACCTACCATCGGAAATGACGTGAAGATTTATACCGGCGCCACGGTCTTCGGCGGCATCCATATCGGCAACCACGTGACGATAGGCGCCGGTGCCGTGGTATTCCAGGATATTCCCGACGGGGCTACCGTGGTAGGGAATCCGGGGAGAATCATTCAGAAATAA
- a CDS encoding IspD/TarI family cytidylyltransferase produces the protein MNYALIIAGGSGNRMGQDIPKQFMHVDNCPIIIHTMMAFQKHPDIQGIAVVCLAGWETVLQSYANQFCITKLKWIFPGGSNGQESIHNGIYGLKEAGCGDDDLVLVHDAVRPLLSQDIISSNIAICQKYGYAITGIKCREAILESEDGFTTNTSIPRDKLIRTQTPQTFRLGNLIAAHEEAKEKGIANSVASCTLMAELGGRQMHIVPGSEKNIKITTVEDLEILKALMKVQPEAWLK, from the coding sequence ATGAACTATGCATTGATCATAGCCGGAGGTTCTGGCAATAGAATGGGACAGGACATCCCAAAGCAGTTTATGCATGTAGACAACTGTCCTATCATCATCCATACGATGATGGCTTTTCAGAAGCATCCTGATATTCAGGGTATTGCTGTGGTATGTCTGGCAGGTTGGGAAACGGTACTGCAGTCGTATGCCAACCAGTTCTGCATTACCAAGCTGAAATGGATATTCCCTGGCGGAAGCAATGGTCAGGAGTCGATTCACAATGGTATCTATGGCTTGAAAGAGGCGGGGTGCGGTGATGACGACCTGGTGCTGGTGCATGATGCCGTGCGCCCACTCTTGTCGCAAGACATCATCTCATCCAATATTGCCATCTGCCAGAAGTATGGCTATGCCATTACGGGTATCAAATGTAGAGAGGCTATCCTGGAGAGCGAAGATGGTTTCACGACCAACACCAGTATTCCGCGCGACAAGCTGATTCGTACCCAGACACCCCAGACCTTCCGTTTGGGCAATCTGATAGCAGCCCACGAAGAGGCTAAGGAGAAGGGCATCGCCAATTCGGTGGCATCCTGTACCCTGATGGCAGAACTGGGAGGCAGACAGATGCATATCGTGCCTGGTTCAGAGAAGAACATCAAGATAACCACCGTTGAGGATCTGGAGATACTGAAGGCACTGATGAAGGTTCAGCCTGAGGCTTGGTTAAAATAA
- a CDS encoding GtrA family protein, producing MNIKNKINNMDDAKREKLGEVIRFGIVGGLATVLQYVIYLAMMPALTHFIPNMGDHSLATTANTIAYIVSFIFNFIASTRYTFKVKANAKRGAGFTLSHIVNYSMQTLCLNLFVGLGLAKQLAMIPTLCICIPVNFLLVRFFLKK from the coding sequence ATGAATATCAAGAACAAGATAAATAATATGGATGATGCCAAGCGAGAGAAGCTGGGCGAAGTCATCAGATTCGGAATCGTAGGCGGACTGGCTACGGTGCTGCAATACGTCATCTACCTGGCTATGATGCCGGCGCTGACCCATTTCATCCCCAACATGGGCGACCACAGTCTGGCTACCACAGCCAATACCATCGCCTACATCGTAAGTTTCATCTTCAATTTCATCGCCAGCACCCGCTATACCTTCAAGGTAAAGGCGAATGCCAAGCGCGGAGCAGGATTCACCCTCTCCCACATCGTCAACTACTCGATGCAGACCCTCTGCCTCAACCTCTTTGTAGGCTTGGGTCTAGCCAAACAGCTGGCTATGATACCTACCCTCTGCATCTGCATCCCGGTAAACTTCCTCCTGGTAAGGTTCTTCCTGAAGAAATAA